One window of the Cherax quadricarinatus isolate ZL_2023a chromosome 1, ASM3850222v1, whole genome shotgun sequence genome contains the following:
- the LOC128687238 gene encoding cancer-related nucleoside-triphosphatase isoform X1: MALNYRHVAVTGPPGVGKTTLIQKIVSKLQAAGVTCEGFYTQELRQGSKRVGFDVVTLSGKTGVLARVKAESGNRREHRVGQYVVDLPAFESLALPLLRTQSSSPHILVLDEIGKMEMFSQGFVSGVHQAMLQPHVTLLTTIPVARGKPIPLVEEIRNCSDILLVNLTRENRDDCELHDKILIALTTSLQK; encoded by the exons ATGGCTCTAAATTATAGACATGTTGCAGTAACTGGACCTCCAG GTGTCGGGAAGACAACATTAATTCAGAAGATAGTATCAAAACTTCAGGCAGCTGGCGTAACCTGTGAAGGATTTTACACGCAAGAATTAAGGCAAGGAAGTAAACGTGTAGGCTTCGATGTTGTCACACTGAGTGGCAAGACCGGTGTATTAGCCAGAGTCAA GGCAGAGAGCGGCAACAGACGAGAGCACCGTGTGGGACAATATGTCGTTGATCTCCCTGCGTTTGAGTCACTTGCTCTTCCTTTACTACGAACTCag AGTAGCAGCCCTCATATATTGGTTTTGGATGAGATTGGAAAGATGGAGATGTTTAGCCAAGGATTTGTGAGCGGCGTGCATCAGGCAATGTTGCAGCCCCACGTGACACTTCTCACTACTATCCCTGTTGCAAGAGGCAAACCTATACCACTTGTGGAAGAAATTCGAAACTGCTCTGATATTCTTTTAGTGAAT CTGACACGTGAAAACCGAGATGACTGCGAACTTCACGACAAGATTTTGATAGCGTTAACAACGTCACTTCAGAAATGA
- the LOC128687238 gene encoding cancer-related nucleoside-triphosphatase isoform X2 — MALNYRHVAVTGPPGVGKTTLIQKIVSKLQAAGVTCEGFYTQELRQGSKRVGFDVVTLSGKTGVLARVKAESGNRREHRVGQYVVDLPAFESLALPLLRTQSSSPHILVLDEIGKMEMFSQGFVSGVHQAMLQPHVTLLTTIPVARGKPIPLVEEIRNCSDILLVNIYLEFTWREFRGSTPLRPGL, encoded by the exons ATGGCTCTAAATTATAGACATGTTGCAGTAACTGGACCTCCAG GTGTCGGGAAGACAACATTAATTCAGAAGATAGTATCAAAACTTCAGGCAGCTGGCGTAACCTGTGAAGGATTTTACACGCAAGAATTAAGGCAAGGAAGTAAACGTGTAGGCTTCGATGTTGTCACACTGAGTGGCAAGACCGGTGTATTAGCCAGAGTCAA GGCAGAGAGCGGCAACAGACGAGAGCACCGTGTGGGACAATATGTCGTTGATCTCCCTGCGTTTGAGTCACTTGCTCTTCCTTTACTACGAACTCag AGTAGCAGCCCTCATATATTGGTTTTGGATGAGATTGGAAAGATGGAGATGTTTAGCCAAGGATTTGTGAGCGGCGTGCATCAGGCAATGTTGCAGCCCCACGTGACACTTCTCACTACTATCCCTGTTGCAAGAGGCAAACCTATACCACTTGTGGAAGAAATTCGAAACTGCTCTGATATTCTTTTAGTGAAT atttacctggagtttacctggagagagttccgggggtcaacgcccctgcggcccggtctgtga